A window of Sporanaerobacter acetigenes DSM 13106 contains these coding sequences:
- the minD gene encoding septum site-determining protein MinD, giving the protein MGKTIVITSGKGGVGKTTTTANIGTGLAMLGNKVVVLDADIGLRNLDVVMGLENRIVYDLVDVVEKNCRLKQGLIKDKRYDSLYLLPAAQTKDKNAVKPEQMLELTNELREEFDFVLIDSPAGIEQGFQNAIVGADEAVIVTTPEISAVRDADRVIGLLEAKGLHNPKLIINRIRPDMVKKGDMMNIDDMIDILAIDLLGVVPDDEAIVISTNKGEPVVTDEKAMSGKAYQNICRRILGEEVELLNFDSEEGKFSRIMKILFGK; this is encoded by the coding sequence ATGGGAAAAACAATAGTCATAACTTCAGGCAAAGGGGGAGTTGGTAAAACTACTACTACAGCCAATATTGGGACTGGACTTGCAATGCTTGGAAACAAAGTTGTAGTTTTAGATGCAGATATTGGATTAAGAAATTTAGATGTAGTCATGGGATTAGAAAATAGAATAGTTTATGACTTAGTAGATGTAGTTGAAAAAAATTGCCGATTAAAACAAGGACTTATTAAGGACAAGCGTTATGATAGTTTATATTTATTGCCTGCAGCACAGACAAAAGATAAAAATGCCGTAAAACCTGAACAGATGTTAGAGCTTACTAATGAATTGAGGGAAGAATTTGATTTTGTTTTAATTGATTCTCCTGCTGGTATAGAACAGGGTTTTCAAAATGCAATTGTTGGAGCTGATGAAGCTGTAATTGTTACAACACCTGAAATTTCAGCAGTGAGGGATGCAGATAGAGTTATAGGTCTTTTAGAAGCAAAAGGTTTACATAATCCGAAGCTTATCATAAATAGAATTAGACCAGATATGGTTAAAAAAGGTGATATGATGAATATAGACGATATGATAGATATATTGGCTATAGATCTATTAGGTGTTGTTCCTGATGATGAAGCCATAGTTATTTCTACAAATAAAGGTGAACCTGTAGTTACTGATGAAAAAGCTATGTCTGGAAAAGCATACCAAAATATTTGTAGAAGGATATTAGGAGAGGAAGTGGAACTTCTAAATTTTGACTCTGAAGAAGGAAAATTTTCTAGGATAATGAAAATTTTGTTTGGTAAATAA
- a CDS encoding FMN-binding protein, with the protein MKNKYLALILVLVLVLAVFSGCSDKEAKAPVEEDSEETASSNLKDGKYLIKMPVSDHGNYPMATLEVKDGEIISFDYNEYLADTGEEKNESNYSYKEGLEVLKNLNEQFMEKKDVDSIDYDAVSGATHTKASFKEVVNALLEKAEKGETYEPVFKDGEYEAKADEASHGWLAQIKIVVKEGTIVGVNYEEVAVEDMEGQKVVVDEENKPVMGDDGNPKTEPTQVKTGDIKSMENYAYLPSLDTAAEFEKQIIDNNGVENLNLDAISGATHTRDNVVSLATKALESAK; encoded by the coding sequence ATGAAAAATAAATATTTAGCATTGATTTTGGTTTTAGTTTTGGTTTTAGCTGTATTTTCAGGTTGTTCTGACAAAGAAGCTAAAGCTCCAGTAGAAGAAGATAGTGAAGAAACTGCATCAAGTAATTTGAAAGACGGAAAGTACTTAATTAAAATGCCAGTTAGTGATCATGGAAATTATCCAATGGCAACTTTAGAAGTTAAAGATGGAGAAATTATTTCATTTGATTACAATGAATACTTAGCAGATACTGGTGAAGAAAAGAATGAATCAAACTATAGCTACAAAGAAGGATTAGAAGTTCTTAAAAATTTAAATGAACAGTTTATGGAAAAGAAAGATGTTGACAGTATCGACTATGATGCAGTATCAGGAGCCACTCACACAAAAGCAAGTTTTAAAGAAGTTGTAAATGCTTTGTTAGAAAAAGCTGAAAAAGGTGAAACATATGAACCTGTATTTAAAGATGGGGAATATGAAGCTAAAGCTGATGAAGCTTCTCATGGTTGGTTAGCTCAAATTAAGATAGTTGTTAAAGAAGGAACTATCGTAGGAGTAAATTATGAGGAAGTAGCAGTTGAAGATATGGAGGGGCAAAAGGTCGTAGTTGATGAAGAAAACAAACCTGTCATGGGTGACGATGGAAATCCAAAGACAGAACCAACACAAGTAAAAACTGGAGATATTAAATCAATGGAAAACTATGCTTATTTGCCATCGCTTGATACAGCTGCAGAATTTGAAAAACAAATTATTGACAACAATGGAGTAGAAAATTTAAATCTAGATGCAATATCAGGGGCAACTCATACTAGAGATAATGTCGTAAGTTTAGCAACAAAAGCGTTAGAAAGTGCGAAATAG
- a CDS encoding FAD:protein FMN transferase, with translation MNMKYKFKTVLALIVLICLCIVSTGCERQIVSEPISKTEFMMDTVITIKLYDSKNEKTLEEAFDRLRQIENRMSKTITDSDVSKINQNAGKNPVKVHGDVYYVLKKSIEFAELTDGAYDPTIGPLVELWNIKEEGENEVHLIPEKEKIYEAMNKVDYKKLELLDDNNVFLKEEGMILDLGGIVKGYAADEVKKILKDKGINSAIIDLGGNIYAYGEKPKDKYWKIGIQNPFEFRGSYVGIMSVVDSSIVTSGDYERYFEVDGKRYHHIIDPKTGYPAESGLSAVSVVTKNSIDGDALSTSLFILGREKGTELIKKLGNVDAIFIDKDGKTYISPDLKDKFELKNEKFNIINNEY, from the coding sequence ATGAATATGAAGTATAAATTTAAAACAGTACTTGCTCTTATTGTACTCATTTGTCTATGCATAGTGAGTACAGGATGCGAAAGACAGATTGTGAGTGAGCCAATATCAAAAACGGAATTCATGATGGATACAGTCATCACTATAAAGTTATATGACAGCAAAAATGAGAAAACACTTGAAGAAGCATTTGATAGATTGAGACAAATTGAAAACAGAATGAGTAAGACTATAACAGATAGTGATGTAAGTAAAATAAATCAAAATGCAGGCAAGAATCCAGTTAAAGTTCATGGAGATGTATATTATGTTCTAAAAAAATCCATAGAATTTGCCGAATTGACTGATGGAGCCTATGATCCTACCATAGGTCCACTGGTAGAACTTTGGAATATTAAAGAAGAAGGAGAAAATGAAGTTCACTTAATTCCAGAAAAAGAAAAAATATATGAGGCTATGAACAAGGTAGATTATAAAAAACTGGAATTGTTAGATGACAACAATGTTTTCTTAAAAGAAGAAGGAATGATACTAGATTTAGGGGGAATAGTTAAAGGGTATGCTGCCGATGAAGTTAAAAAGATTTTGAAGGATAAAGGTATAAATAGTGCAATAATTGATTTGGGAGGCAATATTTATGCTTATGGAGAAAAACCCAAAGACAAATATTGGAAAATAGGAATTCAGAATCCCTTTGAATTTAGAGGAAGTTATGTTGGTATCATGAGTGTAGTTGATAGTTCTATAGTTACGTCAGGAGACTATGAAAGATATTTTGAAGTAGATGGTAAAAGGTATCATCATATCATTGATCCCAAAACAGGTTATCCAGCAGAAAGTGGATTGTCTGCAGTAAGCGTTGTGACTAAGAATTCAATAGATGGAGATGCTCTTTCTACATCTCTTTTCATACTGGGAAGAGAGAAAGGTACTGAACTAATTAAAAAACTTGGAAACGTTGATGCAATTTTTATAGACAAAGATGGTAAAACTTACATTTCTCCTGATTTGAAAGATAAATTTGAGTTAAAAAATGAAAAATTTAATATAATTAATAATGAATATTAA
- the minE gene encoding cell division topological specificity factor MinE yields MDLLKIFSKNNTNSKTVAKERLKLVLINDRADISPKFIEMLKSDITRVVSEYMVIDEEGFDIKLTRTKRESDDAPIPALVANIPIVKVKDKNIK; encoded by the coding sequence TTGGATTTGTTAAAAATTTTTTCTAAGAACAATACAAACAGCAAAACAGTAGCAAAAGAAAGATTAAAACTAGTACTTATAAATGATAGGGCAGATATTTCTCCTAAGTTTATTGAAATGCTTAAGAGTGATATAACTAGGGTTGTATCTGAATATATGGTAATAGACGAAGAGGGATTTGATATAAAGCTTACTAGAACTAAAAGAGAAAGCGATGATGCTCCTATACCTGCTTTGGTTGCTAATATACCGATAGTGAAAGTAAAGGACAAGAATATAAAATAA
- a CDS encoding murein hydrolase activator EnvC family protein: MRKKANTKKRINYKKFYKDKSFYKKQLNRLIAVIIILIILMLMKKINTKFTNDVIRIVNENINYEFSFKEDGKKMLEKSKVALKLPEKIISVFKFNDDKGGVVPPVEGKVYKPFGELKNSKGKYNQGIDIIPENGNNISSIGDGVVKSIEEKNSQGYYVMIKYDDYEAIYGHLNEVDISVGDTVSKGEKIGSLGDFSGGNRYLHFEIWKDGSPINPIDVVRLN, encoded by the coding sequence ATGAGAAAAAAAGCTAATACAAAAAAACGTATAAACTATAAGAAATTTTATAAAGATAAAAGTTTTTATAAAAAGCAATTAAATAGGCTAATTGCTGTTATTATTATTTTAATTATTTTGATGCTTATGAAAAAGATAAATACTAAATTTACGAACGATGTCATAAGGATTGTAAATGAAAATATAAATTATGAATTTAGCTTTAAAGAAGATGGTAAAAAGATGTTAGAAAAATCAAAAGTAGCTTTGAAATTACCAGAAAAGATAATTTCAGTATTTAAATTTAATGATGATAAAGGTGGAGTTGTGCCACCTGTTGAGGGAAAAGTTTACAAGCCTTTTGGAGAATTGAAAAACTCTAAAGGTAAATACAACCAGGGAATAGATATCATACCGGAAAATGGCAACAATATTTCATCTATTGGTGATGGCGTTGTTAAGAGTATAGAGGAGAAGAATAGTCAAGGATATTATGTGATGATTAAATACGATGATTACGAAGCAATTTATGGACATTTAAATGAAGTAGATATATCTGTTGGAGATACTGTTTCTAAAGGTGAAAAAATTGGTTCTTTGGGAGATTTTAGCGGGGGAAATAGATATCTGCATTTTGAGATATGGAAGGATGGAAGTCCTATAAATCCAATTGATGTTGTAAGATTAAATTGA
- the minC gene encoding septum site-determining protein MinC, protein MNQDLVVFKGTQDGVYIYIKDGSFNSIKKELDKKLKKSISFFEGGQIIDFKGRRLSEDEKSELRRIIKDKYKIKIAEEVKEEDNFEKEEIFKGIGEGMTKFIKTTLRSGQFIHYKGNVVIFGDLNPGSVVEAWGNIIVLGTLRGIAHAGSNGNKEAIVAAFHLQPTQLRIANFIARCPDEENVDESKWPEIAKIEGEEVVIDTYLPKK, encoded by the coding sequence ATGAATCAAGATCTAGTAGTGTTCAAAGGAACTCAAGATGGTGTATATATCTACATAAAGGACGGAAGTTTCAATTCAATAAAAAAGGAATTAGATAAAAAACTAAAAAAATCAATATCATTTTTTGAGGGGGGACAAATAATTGATTTTAAAGGTAGAAGGCTTTCAGAAGATGAAAAAAGTGAATTGAGAAGAATAATAAAAGACAAATATAAAATAAAAATTGCAGAAGAAGTAAAAGAAGAAGATAATTTTGAAAAAGAAGAAATTTTTAAGGGAATAGGGGAAGGAATGACAAAGTTTATAAAAACTACATTGAGATCTGGTCAGTTCATTCACTATAAAGGTAATGTGGTTATATTTGGAGATTTAAATCCTGGTTCAGTAGTTGAAGCTTGGGGAAATATCATAGTATTAGGAACATTGAGAGGTATAGCTCATGCTGGAAGCAATGGAAATAAGGAAGCTATTGTTGCTGCATTCCATCTTCAACCTACTCAACTTAGAATTGCAAACTTTATTGCTAGATGCCCAGATGAAGAAAATGTAGATGAATCTAAATGGCCAGAAATAGCTAAAATAGAAGGTGAAGAAGTAGTCATTGACACATATTTACCGAAAAAATAA